Proteins encoded by one window of Mesorhizobium sp. INR15:
- a CDS encoding amidohydrolase family protein codes for MNTDLPRSHGQSRCASDSAKATGNDSRIDTHHHILPPQYAAWLDSRGIADGDRPLPKWSLEGALDLMNENGIAASVLSVSTPGVYLDADADVRGMARAVNEFAADIVSRYPKRFGFLATLPLPDLDGALAETAHAFDTLQADGIILLSNIGGTYLGDASWDPLMAELDRRGATILIHPCALPSDEVPGIPSYAADFLLDTTRAAINIAKSGCLERFPRLRIILSHAGGFLPYAAQRFANLCSADGSSESGINRLRRFYFDTALSSTPYALPSLLSFAEPTHITFGSDWPFAAKERSAYYRQLLDDFPLTDEQRHAIARGNAQALFPRFA; via the coding sequence ATGAATACTGATTTGCCGCGCTCGCATGGGCAATCCCGATGCGCGTCAGACTCGGCCAAGGCGACAGGCAACGATAGCCGCATCGACACCCATCATCATATTCTCCCCCCGCAATATGCCGCCTGGCTCGACAGCCGAGGCATCGCCGATGGAGACCGGCCGCTTCCCAAATGGAGCCTTGAGGGCGCTCTCGACCTGATGAATGAAAACGGCATTGCCGCCAGCGTTCTCTCGGTCTCGACGCCAGGCGTCTACCTCGATGCGGATGCCGATGTGCGCGGGATGGCCCGGGCGGTCAATGAGTTTGCCGCCGACATTGTCTCGAGATATCCGAAGCGGTTCGGCTTCCTTGCGACGCTGCCTTTGCCGGATCTCGATGGCGCGCTGGCCGAGACGGCCCATGCGTTCGATACGCTGCAGGCCGATGGCATTATCCTGCTCAGCAACATCGGCGGCACCTATCTTGGCGATGCATCTTGGGACCCGCTGATGGCGGAGCTGGATCGCCGTGGGGCGACAATCCTTATCCATCCCTGCGCGCTTCCCAGCGACGAAGTGCCGGGCATCCCTTCCTATGCCGCCGATTTCCTGCTCGACACGACGCGGGCGGCGATCAACATCGCAAAGTCAGGCTGCCTCGAACGCTTTCCACGCCTGCGGATAATCCTGTCACATGCCGGCGGATTCCTGCCTTACGCGGCGCAGCGCTTTGCCAATCTGTGTTCGGCCGACGGCAGCAGCGAAAGCGGCATCAACCGGTTGCGACGATTCTATTTCGATACAGCCTTGTCCAGCACGCCCTATGCGTTGCCAAGCCTGCTTTCCTTCGCGGAACCGACGCACATCACGTTCGGCAGCGACTGGCCGTTCGCGGCGAAGGAGCGCTCGGCGTATTACCGGCAACTGCTGGATGATTTCCCTTTGACCGATGAACAGCGCCACGCCATCGCCAGGGGCAATGCGCAGGCCTTGTTTCCCCGCTTTGCCTGA
- a CDS encoding maleylacetate reductase: MHGFVYNANPARVLFGSGTLAQLPSEAQRLGLNRVLILSTPRQRLAGQVAALLGDRAAGIFAEAAMHTPLHTTRAAMAVVADLRIDGVVAVGGGSTIGLGKAIALRTDLPQIVIPTTYAGSEMTSVLGETVDGAKITQTDRKILPEAVIYDVDLTLALPTLISGTSGINAIAHAVEALYARNRNPVVDLMAAEGIGALARALPRIVEKPGDQEARSLALYGAWLCGMCLGAVGMALHHKLCHTLGGLLGLPHAETHTIVLPHALAYNAGAAPQAVAKIAAALGVRDAALGLYDLAGAVGARRALKDIGMSRPHIEEAVGRALENPYWNPRPLEQDALRALVTRAYEGVAPQE; encoded by the coding sequence ATGCATGGCTTTGTCTACAACGCCAATCCGGCCCGCGTGCTCTTCGGATCGGGAACGCTGGCGCAATTGCCTTCGGAGGCCCAGCGACTGGGTTTGAACCGTGTTCTGATCCTGTCGACGCCACGGCAGCGGCTAGCGGGGCAGGTGGCTGCTCTCTTGGGCGATCGCGCGGCGGGCATCTTCGCCGAAGCCGCCATGCACACGCCATTGCACACTACGCGGGCGGCAATGGCCGTGGTTGCCGATCTTCGGATCGACGGTGTTGTCGCCGTCGGCGGCGGGTCGACAATCGGCCTTGGCAAAGCCATAGCGCTTCGCACGGATCTGCCCCAGATCGTCATCCCCACCACCTATGCCGGCTCGGAAATGACATCGGTTCTCGGTGAGACGGTTGACGGCGCGAAAATCACGCAAACCGACCGCAAGATATTGCCCGAAGCCGTGATCTATGACGTCGATCTGACGCTTGCCTTGCCGACATTGATATCCGGTACCAGCGGCATCAACGCCATCGCACACGCGGTCGAGGCGCTGTATGCGCGTAACCGCAATCCGGTGGTCGACCTGATGGCCGCCGAAGGCATAGGCGCGCTGGCCAGGGCCTTGCCTCGGATTGTCGAGAAGCCCGGCGACCAGGAAGCGCGATCCCTGGCGCTATACGGCGCTTGGCTGTGCGGCATGTGCCTCGGCGCGGTCGGCATGGCGCTGCACCACAAGCTCTGCCACACACTGGGAGGCTTGCTCGGCTTGCCGCATGCGGAAACGCATACGATCGTCCTGCCGCATGCCCTTGCCTACAATGCAGGAGCGGCGCCGCAAGCCGTCGCCAAGATCGCGGCGGCACTCGGCGTCCGCGACGCCGCGCTTGGCCTCTACGACCTTGCCGGTGCTGTTGGCGCCAGGCGCGCGCTCAAGGACATCGGCATGTCGCGGCCGCATATCGAGGAGGCTGTCGGCCGCGCGCTGGAAAACCCCTACTGGAATCCGCGGCCGCTCGAACAAGACGCACTGCGCGCGCTGGTGACGAGAGCCTATGAAGGCGTTGCTCCACAGGAATAG
- a CDS encoding helix-turn-helix domain-containing protein encodes MSEQPDTLTTALAPELSERIKWIVSEFKVDILTAINWRIAAPWSLASRRVNDSFFLFPAKGVVKVTSEGTVYSAAPGQFIMLRDNVEHMVELGDGCTELDMIAVHCHIKNVWKVPLLNFFVQPTGRLRGPVADMAELRSFVSVFNTDSQSGQNWGSAFLKSLLIHEILDGAQLLPRDDHLDHRISKSLLKIHDFYSQDISVDSLAGESKLSLVQFRKLFRLHVGVGPKKYLIQYRLNAAKKLLQESDLSLKEIAGVVGFQSVQYFHSVFRVNFKSTPGEFRYKSKRI; translated from the coding sequence ATGAGCGAACAGCCGGACACATTGACGACAGCGCTTGCGCCCGAACTGAGCGAGCGGATCAAATGGATAGTCAGCGAGTTCAAGGTCGATATTCTGACCGCGATCAACTGGCGCATCGCCGCGCCATGGTCACTGGCTTCGCGCCGGGTCAACGACAGTTTCTTCCTGTTTCCGGCCAAGGGAGTGGTGAAAGTCACCAGCGAAGGCACGGTCTACAGCGCCGCGCCCGGCCAGTTCATCATGCTCAGGGACAATGTCGAACACATGGTGGAGCTGGGCGACGGCTGCACCGAGCTCGACATGATTGCGGTCCATTGCCACATCAAGAATGTCTGGAAAGTGCCGCTGCTCAATTTCTTCGTCCAGCCGACGGGACGTCTGCGTGGTCCCGTCGCGGATATGGCTGAATTGCGAAGCTTCGTGTCGGTGTTCAATACCGACAGCCAGTCGGGACAGAACTGGGGCAGCGCCTTCTTGAAAAGCCTGCTGATCCATGAAATTCTCGATGGCGCCCAACTGCTTCCGAGAGACGATCATCTCGACCATCGCATCAGCAAGTCGCTGCTGAAGATCCATGATTTCTACAGCCAGGATATCTCGGTCGATAGCCTCGCCGGCGAGAGCAAGCTCAGCCTTGTCCAGTTTCGAAAACTATTCAGGCTGCATGTCGGTGTCGGACCGAAAAAATATCTCATTCAGTACCGCCTGAATGCCGCTAAGAAACTTCTGCAGGAGAGCGACCTCTCCTTGAAGGAGATCGCCGGAGTTGTCGGATTCCAGAGCGTCCAGTATTTTCACTCTGTGTTTCGGGTCAATTTTAAGAGCACGCCGGGCGAATTTCGCTACAAGTCAAAGCGCATATGA
- a CDS encoding SDR family NAD(P)-dependent oxidoreductase: MARLEGKTAVITGAADGIGHAIAQAMAREGAHVFLGDIADTAGEGFAAALRAAGYLANYVHCDVSQEADIVSLIGSAVEKTGHLDVLVNNAAIAIGGMPVHEMTDEQWHRLILVNLTSVFRGCKYALPHMIAQKSGSIINMASAQGHIGLDGWTAYAGAKGAVMAMTRQMAVEFGPMNIRVNSISPGTINTPMNDRLIKEIGGNLAKAWVKMHPLGRIGEPSEVAEAAIYLASDAAGFTTGTDLRVDGGLTAAPRYVPELL; the protein is encoded by the coding sequence ATGGCTCGTCTCGAAGGAAAAACCGCCGTTATCACCGGCGCCGCCGACGGCATCGGCCACGCGATCGCGCAGGCGATGGCGCGCGAGGGCGCGCATGTCTTCCTCGGCGATATCGCCGATACGGCGGGGGAAGGTTTCGCGGCGGCGCTGCGCGCGGCCGGCTACCTCGCCAACTATGTGCATTGCGACGTTTCGCAGGAGGCGGATATCGTCAGCCTCATCGGCAGCGCCGTCGAAAAGACCGGACATCTCGACGTGCTGGTCAACAACGCAGCCATCGCCATTGGCGGCATGCCGGTGCACGAGATGACCGATGAGCAATGGCACCGGCTGATATTAGTCAACCTGACCAGCGTCTTTCGTGGCTGCAAATATGCGCTGCCGCACATGATCGCGCAAAAGTCCGGCTCGATCATCAACATGGCCTCCGCGCAGGGCCACATCGGGCTGGATGGCTGGACCGCCTATGCCGGCGCCAAGGGCGCGGTGATGGCGATGACGCGGCAGATGGCGGTCGAATTCGGCCCGATGAACATCCGCGTCAATTCGATTTCGCCCGGCACCATCAACACGCCGATGAACGACAGGCTGATCAAGGAGATCGGCGGCAATCTGGCAAAAGCCTGGGTCAAGATGCATCCGCTTGGCCGTATCGGCGAGCCCTCCGAAGTGGCCGAAGCCGCCATTTATCTCGCCTCAGACGCCGCGGGCTTTACCACCGGCACCGATCTGCGCGTCGACGGCGGGCTGACCGCGGCACCGCGCTACGTCCCCGAACTGCTTTGA
- a CDS encoding CoA-transferase, producing the protein MSLVKPNRPRFTDVDGLAAMVGQGDVFGVGGHHFARLPIALLGAIASSGVGDLRYVCWAGGLPLELLLEAEAVAEIDLCFSSLDIFGLPPRFRAAAETGMIQVRDWTALAMIQALRAAQQNLPSMPFQLPQGSDMLARVPRAIAAPDPIGGTVTGFIPPLRLDTFVVHAQRADESGNVQIIGPRALDFAMAGAARKVLVTVEEIVPVGALRQDGRQSILTRNHVSAIALAPGGAYPASCLPFHVTDYQALSEAFATRETPLADTLRLPSEGMPDLLRQAAKVRAETVVAMPTLAPGEKKAAVDEIIAVRIAAELGNESFASAGAVSPLANVAYRLAKATHAPDMIIATMSCGHLDIAPSPMILSLIESLDCETAVAHAGGDDTYSTYYQAGAVTHEIVGAAQVDRCGRVNTIALRKPSGGLIRLPGQGGMADVANMHRDYLLYIPRHSVQSLVDQVEIVSSARGLLTPAEREPMGYRTGSALVFTNLCVFRLDQTSRELTVIETMPGVTHEQIRNATGFAVTFDAGCKEVPLPSGDTLAVLRNRIDPLGLRRLEFVSAKERGALIAEILAADRAVVERCIALQQRRDVARS; encoded by the coding sequence ATGTCTCTGGTCAAACCGAACCGGCCGCGCTTCACCGATGTTGATGGGCTTGCCGCCATGGTTGGCCAGGGGGATGTCTTCGGCGTTGGCGGCCATCATTTCGCCCGGCTGCCCATCGCATTGCTGGGCGCGATCGCCAGTTCCGGCGTCGGGGACCTGCGCTACGTCTGCTGGGCCGGCGGCTTGCCGCTCGAACTGCTGCTCGAGGCGGAGGCCGTAGCGGAAATTGATCTCTGCTTTTCCAGCCTCGACATTTTTGGCCTTCCGCCGCGTTTTCGTGCCGCCGCTGAGACCGGCATGATTCAGGTCCGTGACTGGACGGCGCTGGCCATGATCCAGGCCTTGCGGGCAGCACAGCAGAACCTGCCGTCGATGCCGTTCCAGCTCCCGCAAGGGTCCGACATGCTGGCGCGCGTGCCCCGCGCGATCGCCGCGCCTGATCCCATCGGCGGGACCGTTACGGGTTTCATACCACCTCTGCGCCTTGATACATTCGTCGTCCATGCCCAGCGCGCCGATGAAAGCGGCAATGTGCAGATCATAGGCCCCCGCGCACTCGACTTCGCCATGGCGGGCGCGGCGCGCAAGGTTCTGGTCACGGTCGAGGAAATCGTCCCGGTCGGGGCGCTTCGGCAGGACGGGCGCCAGAGCATTCTTACCCGCAACCATGTTTCGGCCATAGCGCTGGCGCCGGGCGGCGCCTATCCGGCATCGTGCCTGCCATTCCATGTGACGGATTATCAGGCGTTGTCGGAGGCGTTCGCGACAAGGGAAACGCCTTTGGCGGACACTTTGCGCCTGCCGTCTGAAGGCATGCCGGATCTGCTCCGGCAAGCCGCCAAGGTCCGCGCTGAAACGGTTGTCGCCATGCCGACACTTGCGCCTGGCGAAAAGAAAGCCGCCGTCGACGAGATCATCGCCGTACGCATCGCCGCCGAACTCGGCAATGAGAGTTTTGCCAGCGCCGGCGCGGTGTCGCCGCTGGCCAATGTCGCCTACAGGCTGGCCAAGGCAACGCACGCGCCGGACATGATCATCGCGACCATGAGTTGCGGTCACCTCGACATCGCGCCAAGCCCGATGATCCTGTCACTGATCGAAAGCTTGGATTGCGAGACGGCAGTGGCGCATGCTGGTGGCGACGACACTTACTCGACCTACTACCAGGCAGGTGCTGTAACGCATGAGATCGTCGGCGCCGCGCAGGTCGATCGATGTGGCCGTGTCAACACCATCGCACTGCGCAAACCAAGCGGCGGCCTTATCCGGTTGCCCGGTCAGGGCGGCATGGCCGACGTCGCCAACATGCATCGCGACTACCTGCTCTACATTCCCCGCCATTCGGTGCAGTCCCTGGTGGATCAGGTCGAGATCGTCAGCTCCGCCCGTGGGCTCCTGACGCCCGCCGAGCGCGAGCCGATGGGCTATCGCACCGGCAGTGCACTGGTCTTCACCAATCTTTGCGTCTTTCGGCTCGATCAAACATCCCGGGAATTGACCGTCATCGAGACCATGCCCGGCGTCACGCACGAGCAGATCCGTAATGCCACCGGATTTGCAGTGACGTTCGATGCCGGTTGCAAGGAGGTCCCACTGCCTTCCGGCGATACGCTCGCTGTCCTGCGAAACCGCATCGATCCGCTGGGCCTTCGCCGTCTCGAGTTCGTCAGCGCCAAGGAGCGTGGTGCGCTCATCGCCGAGATCCTCGCGGCCGACCGCGCAGTGGTCGAAAGATGCATCGCGCTACAGCAAAGACGGGACGTCGCAAGGAGCTGA
- a CDS encoding CaiB/BaiF CoA-transferase family protein, whose amino-acid sequence MNKALEGVRILDFSHLLQGPFATQLLGDMGADVIKVERAGAGDMFRGMTFFAKWVGGSESPNFLAWNRNKRSIALNLKSRKVHAIIMEMAKTADVVVQNFRPGVLAKLGYGYEDFKAVNPRVIYCSGSGYGEEGPYVERPGQDMLIQGLAGLIANTGRGDQAPVPAGAGLADQIGAMNMVYGILSALYYREKTGKGQKIEVNLLAGLMAHLNQEYVAVLNLGEDFVRPNSGIGHPGMQAPFGIYETKDGGYISIAMSPFKTLYEVLEAPQLDVYDDLKTLFDRRDEVFEKVNAETKKFATQDLLARLLAVDIWCAEVKDIRRAAEDPQVKHMGMITSYDHPRGGKVRVVGPAVKMSETPATIERPAPLVGQHGREILAEFGFSKDEIAALEASGDMTVDAA is encoded by the coding sequence ATGAACAAGGCCCTCGAAGGCGTACGCATCCTCGATTTCAGCCATCTGCTGCAGGGGCCGTTCGCCACGCAATTGCTGGGCGACATGGGCGCCGATGTGATCAAGGTCGAGCGCGCCGGGGCCGGCGACATGTTTCGCGGCATGACCTTTTTCGCCAAATGGGTGGGCGGCTCCGAGAGCCCGAATTTCCTCGCCTGGAACCGCAACAAGCGCTCGATCGCTCTCAACCTAAAGAGCCGCAAGGTGCATGCCATCATCATGGAGATGGCGAAGACCGCCGACGTGGTGGTGCAGAATTTTCGCCCCGGCGTGCTGGCCAAGCTCGGCTATGGCTACGAGGACTTCAAGGCCGTCAATCCGCGCGTCATCTATTGCTCGGGTTCTGGCTACGGCGAGGAAGGCCCCTATGTCGAGCGCCCCGGCCAGGACATGCTGATCCAGGGGCTCGCCGGGCTGATTGCCAACACCGGCCGTGGCGACCAGGCCCCGGTTCCCGCCGGCGCCGGCCTCGCCGATCAGATCGGCGCCATGAACATGGTCTACGGCATCCTGTCGGCACTCTACTATCGCGAGAAGACTGGCAAAGGCCAGAAGATCGAGGTCAACCTGCTGGCCGGTCTGATGGCGCACCTCAACCAGGAATATGTCGCCGTGCTCAATCTCGGCGAGGACTTCGTGCGGCCCAATTCCGGCATCGGCCATCCCGGCATGCAGGCGCCGTTCGGCATCTACGAGACCAAGGACGGCGGCTACATATCGATCGCCATGAGCCCGTTCAAGACGCTCTACGAGGTGCTGGAAGCGCCACAGCTGGACGTCTACGACGACCTGAAAACCCTGTTCGACAGGCGTGACGAGGTCTTCGAGAAGGTCAATGCGGAGACCAAAAAATTCGCTACGCAGGATCTGCTGGCACGGCTGCTGGCGGTCGACATCTGGTGCGCCGAGGTGAAGGACATCCGCCGCGCGGCGGAGGACCCGCAGGTCAAGCACATGGGGATGATCACCAGCTATGATCATCCGCGCGGCGGCAAGGTGCGGGTGGTCGGGCCGGCGGTCAAGATGAGCGAGACGCCGGCGACCATCGAACGGCCGGCACCGCTGGTCGGCCAGCATGGCCGCGAGATCCTGGCCGAGTTCGGCTTCTCCAAGGACGAGATCGCGGCACTTGAGGCGTCAGGCGACATGACCGTGGACGCGGCCTGA
- a CDS encoding ABC transporter permease, producing MSNASLSADPHAQPSLLARLLRRQEVALLVCLVLIIAFFSVTAENFFSVRNITNVLGQASLPLIAGTGCAIVFISGEVDISIGSLLATIALPLIIIMNDTNSLLLGIGGALLFGLIIGVVNGYLTAYAGINSLIVTLGTMFIMRGGVYLYTGQRAIPDDASLDSFIALSDGRLFDIIPYSAVIAIILLAAFAYMMRHRPFGRQIYAVGGNQEVARLAGYDVRRVKFICFIISSLLATVAGIILAARVGSAQHTAGLNFEFQVVAATVLGGVSLAGGIGSLGGMALGVLILQFLSNGLRGLGLPTEWQLVITGMIIIAAVAFDEAKRRRATGG from the coding sequence ATGAGCAACGCCTCGCTGTCAGCCGATCCGCATGCGCAACCGTCGCTCCTCGCGCGCCTGTTGCGGCGCCAGGAAGTGGCGCTGCTGGTTTGCCTCGTGCTGATCATCGCCTTCTTCTCCGTCACGGCGGAGAACTTCTTTTCCGTGCGCAACATCACCAATGTGCTCGGCCAGGCGTCGCTGCCGCTGATCGCCGGCACAGGCTGCGCCATCGTCTTCATTTCCGGCGAAGTCGATATTTCGATCGGCTCGCTGCTGGCGACCATTGCGCTGCCGCTAATCATCATCATGAACGACACCAACTCCCTGCTGCTCGGCATCGGCGGCGCGCTGCTGTTCGGCCTGATCATCGGTGTGGTGAACGGCTACCTCACCGCCTATGCCGGCATCAATTCGCTGATCGTGACGCTGGGCACGATGTTCATCATGCGCGGCGGCGTCTATCTCTACACCGGCCAACGCGCGATCCCGGACGACGCCAGCCTCGACAGCTTCATCGCGTTGTCGGATGGCCGGCTGTTCGACATCATCCCGTATTCGGCCGTCATCGCGATCATCCTGCTCGCCGCTTTCGCCTACATGATGCGCCATCGGCCTTTCGGTCGTCAGATCTATGCTGTCGGCGGCAATCAGGAAGTGGCGCGGCTGGCGGGCTACGATGTGCGGCGCGTCAAGTTCATCTGCTTTATCATCAGCTCGCTGCTGGCGACGGTTGCCGGCATCATCCTGGCGGCCCGTGTCGGTTCGGCGCAGCATACGGCAGGGCTCAATTTCGAGTTCCAGGTGGTCGCCGCGACCGTGCTTGGCGGGGTCAGCCTGGCCGGCGGCATCGGCAGCCTGGGCGGCATGGCGCTCGGCGTGCTGATCTTGCAGTTCCTGTCCAACGGCCTGCGCGGGCTTGGCCTGCCGACCGAATGGCAGCTGGTCATCACCGGCATGATCATCATCGCCGCGGTCGCCTTCGACGAGGCGAAACGCCGGCGCGCGACTGGAGGCTGA
- a CDS encoding SMP-30/gluconolactonase/LRE family protein, with translation MAKPLLDISAARVFFDGIFTSPRVAHPEGVAVHRDGSVWCGTETGDLLRLAADGSSVERMGGTDGFLLGIAFDSTGNCFACDLKHAAIFRWDAVTARMERFASAGIRVPNYPVVDEARGWLYVSDSVGEDKRSGIFRFDLKTGEGGLWCREAMSFANGMAMAPDGNGLYVVESDAPCISCVPILADGTAGRRRVVIEGVHNVPDGVAFAPDGSLFISCYEPSRIYRWREDRGLEVLIEDQAATILAHPTNIAFKGDKLYTANLGRWHITEIDLSLL, from the coding sequence ATGGCCAAGCCGCTGCTCGACATCTCCGCCGCGCGGGTCTTCTTCGACGGGATCTTCACCAGTCCACGCGTCGCGCATCCGGAGGGCGTGGCCGTCCACCGCGACGGGTCGGTCTGGTGCGGCACCGAAACCGGCGACCTCTTGCGGCTGGCTGCCGATGGCAGCTCGGTCGAGCGCATGGGTGGCACCGATGGCTTCCTGCTCGGCATTGCTTTCGACAGCACGGGGAACTGTTTTGCCTGCGACTTGAAGCACGCCGCGATCTTCCGCTGGGATGCCGTGACGGCTCGCATGGAACGTTTCGCTTCGGCGGGAATACGCGTGCCGAACTACCCAGTCGTCGACGAGGCCAGAGGCTGGCTCTACGTGTCGGACAGTGTTGGTGAAGACAAACGCTCGGGGATTTTCCGCTTTGACCTGAAGACAGGCGAGGGCGGCCTATGGTGCCGGGAGGCGATGTCATTTGCCAACGGCATGGCCATGGCGCCGGATGGCAACGGTCTCTACGTCGTGGAAAGCGACGCGCCATGCATCAGCTGTGTGCCGATCCTTGCCGACGGGACGGCGGGGCGGCGGCGGGTCGTCATCGAAGGCGTCCACAATGTTCCGGATGGCGTGGCTTTCGCGCCCGACGGGTCGCTGTTCATTTCATGCTACGAGCCAAGCCGGATCTATCGCTGGCGAGAAGACAGAGGCCTCGAAGTGCTGATCGAGGATCAAGCGGCGACCATTTTGGCGCATCCCACCAATATCGCCTTCAAGGGGGACAAGCTCTACACCGCCAATCTGGGACGCTGGCACATCACCGAGATTGACTTGAGCCTTCTTTAA
- a CDS encoding enoyl-CoA hydratase/isomerase family protein — protein MKAYQTLTVETSGRVAIVTFRRADQLNAMNRLMQGEITEAFEALSSDAGIGAIVVTGEGRGFMAGADIKEYAAQSGPEFDTFQGAGTRMYAAIENNTKPVIAAVNGFALGGGMELVLCCDIVIAHQFAKLGLPEIKLGLIPGGGGTQRSVARLGRNRANLLLMTGAIVPASQFVDAGLVNEIVDVDRLMPRALELAQMIAAEPAAAIEGLKTLTAHAVSGDLAEGLAMERDILGGLYRSEIGQRRVREFADRSAVKKAGP, from the coding sequence ATGAAAGCCTACCAGACACTGACGGTCGAAACCTCGGGCCGCGTCGCGATCGTCACCTTCCGGCGCGCCGACCAGCTCAATGCCATGAACCGGCTGATGCAAGGCGAGATCACCGAGGCTTTCGAGGCGCTGTCCAGCGATGCAGGCATCGGTGCGATCGTGGTGACCGGCGAGGGGCGCGGCTTCATGGCTGGCGCCGACATCAAGGAATATGCCGCGCAGAGCGGGCCGGAGTTCGACACGTTCCAGGGCGCCGGCACCCGCATGTACGCGGCGATCGAGAACAATACGAAGCCGGTGATCGCGGCGGTCAACGGCTTCGCTCTGGGCGGCGGCATGGAACTGGTGCTGTGCTGCGACATCGTCATCGCCCACCAATTCGCCAAGCTCGGCCTGCCGGAGATCAAGCTCGGGCTGATCCCTGGCGGTGGCGGCACGCAGCGCAGCGTTGCCAGGCTTGGCCGCAACCGCGCCAACCTCTTGCTGATGACCGGCGCCATCGTGCCGGCTTCCCAATTCGTCGATGCCGGGCTGGTCAACGAAATCGTCGATGTCGACAGGTTGATGCCGCGCGCGCTGGAGCTGGCACAGATGATCGCCGCCGAGCCCGCCGCCGCTATCGAAGGCCTGAAGACGCTGACGGCGCATGCTGTGTCGGGCGATCTGGCCGAAGGTCTCGCCATGGAGCGCGATATTCTGGGCGGCCTCTACCGCAGCGAGATCGGCCAGCGGCGCGTCAGGGAGTTCGCTGACAGGAGTGCGGTCAAGAAGGCGGGTCCATGA